In the genome of Torulaspora globosa chromosome 2, complete sequence, the window GTCGATTGTCACTGTCCATAGACTATTTCGAAACCAGCTTAGTGCATGGGCGACCGCGGTTGAGAATGATATATCGAGAACAGCTAGTGTCttggaaaaattgaacTTCGTATTAATCACACATCCGACGGTatttgttgaagaggaaggGATCATTTCTCGCATGAGATCGCACCTCACTGATTCGCTATTTTACGATTTAGTCTGGTGTATTCACGAGGCTAGAAGGAGAGAAATGGATCCTAAATACAACGAAGAAGCGATGCTTCGAGCTGCcgagaaacagaagaaaaaagGGAATGGTGGTCGGTGGACGCTTGACAGGAAGCTTCACCCATTACCCTTTTATAACCAAATTTCTAAAGAAGATTTCGAGACAATAATTCAGACTACACCTAACGGCACTACGATCACGAAATTGGTGCCAACCAAGACAGCGCTCAGGCACGCCAAAAAACTGGCCAAAACGAAAAAAGATTCCAACGGTGCAATTGTCGAAATCAATGGTATTCCGCTTTCCATGTTGGACGAGACCGGAAGTGTCAGCTTAGAGAATTTTAGTAGCAATCCGAATAGTGATTCATTGGCGTTCAAAGCAGACAAGTTATCGCAGGCCTCAAAGATCTCCCAAGCGCGAGAAGCAAACATTGCCGCTTTAGGCTCAAAGGGTGCGGCTCGTCAGTTTGCGAGCTCATATGCCAATGACAGACTCGCAGAAAGTGACAATGAAGATAACCATCCTTCCAAGATTGATACGCCCACGATCTCCTCCTTTTTAAATGACACTACCATGCAGAGATCGAATAGTACTCCCCCGGTTCAGCCCACTGCGAGACTCAGCCGTGTCGGCACCAACTCGCTGTTTGTAATGAACAATTCACTGGCTTCCAATCTGTCGCTGAATAGATCCTTCTCATTATCGCAAAAGATGCAAACGCCAgatgctgctgctgctgctttaACCAACAGTGTAACAGAAGCAAAACCACCGCTGAGAGGGCAGGACAGCTTCCCAAACCTCAACTTGTTTTTGCACAGCGGATCACCAAACTTCGACCCAGCAGGTGTCAGCAGCAGTGCAAACACCAACAAAAGTGCAATCGGCCAGCTTTCTGATCTCGAGAatttctttcaacagcagagTACAGGCTGGATCGAAGGAAACTCGATCAATGACGATTTCCTTGGCTGGTTCGACATGAACATGGAACCTGAGTTCTGAGTTTTCGATTGCCCACTCAATGCTACCGTCGCAGTGGGACACCATTATTTATTTTATGTATTCTTGGCAATGATTTTACGATTTTATGCAATTCGGATGATTTTAAAGCTCGAGAGTAATCTCGTCTGAATAGCACTATCGCCTTCAGGCATCCGAGATATCTCATCCATGAGGCCTCTCTTATACCTCGAATCTCATTGATGGTGAATCTTATAATCTGGAGAACTGGTGTTGGATCTGATCTTCAGGACAGGAGGGTAACGCCATACCAGATTCGATAGCGAAATCGTTCCTTAGAAGAGTGGATTCAGTCCTGGTGGCTCAGCTAACAACCTGCTATATATTCCAAGGTTTAGCTACTCGAATTGTATCTGGTATCAAAGCAGTAGTACTTCTGGGAAGTGTGAAAATTTGGCTCGAAAATGCTGAAACGATGGCTCAGTAGGTCGAGCAAGAGGAAATCCAGTGCTAAGGATGATTCCGATACGAGTTCAAACTCAGTCGTGGAAGTAAATTACCATCATGAGGCTGTTCAATCTACAGATTCTTTTCTAAAGCCAGTACGGGGAAAGTCCATGAGTAAGAGCAAGATTCCCTCCGCGGTCGGTTATAATCAGACACAGAGTTCTCAGTCCAGCGATAAACGCAGTGTTTCTGAGCAATACACTGGAAATGATACTGCGATTAGCCTGCTAAGCACTTCGTTAGATACAGCTTTCGATGCAAGCTCTCCCGGGCTTCTATTCACGAATGTAACCGAGAGCATGCCATTTGGCGATGGATCTAATAAGGTATTTGGATATGAAAACTTTGGGAACACTTGTTATTGCAACTCGGTATTGCAATGTCTGTATAATCTGACTGAGTTCcggctgcagctgctgcaatATCCGGAAAGAGATCCCACAGCAAAAAGGAAACGGAAGTCTGAGATGCCGGGCAATAAGCCTAGATATTTCACGGAGTCGAGCTTCCAGCATGTTAACTTCGGACATGAAAGCGGGGGCAATGGACACCACCACCATCATCACGATGCAAGAAGCGTCGACGCCAACCACGGCACACTCAATGGCAACAATCGTATAAATGGCAAAGATAATGAACACAATGGAGGTCCAGACGGCGAGGACAGCAACGAACGACCAGATAGTAAAAATAGCAATGATGGCCATAAGCCTAACTTCCTGCAAAGGCGAAACTCTTCCTTCCTGTTCAGGAAGCTTGACAATACAACAAAGGAGAACTCTGAGACCCAAAGTAAAGAAGCAACTGGGCCCGTGCATGCGACGCTCATGGCATCGGACGCCATGAGCGAAAAGCTTCATGAAGAGTCACGAAATGTAATAGTGGGTAGACCACTTACAGTAACCAGCTCATACCCCGAAGGCAATCAAACTGCTACTGGCACCGGGACAGCAATCAAGCATCCCGGGTCTGAACATGTAGCTAATAACATAGAGGCTACCCAAGATACGGCAACTCAGCAGAAAACTCACAAGGTTTTCTCTAGTGAACAACGGAAGAAAGCTGCATTGATACGAGGGCCGGTGTTGAACATTGACCACCAGCTGGACGAATCCAACGTTTCAAACCTATATTACGGTCTCAAGGATATATTCGAAAGTATTACTGAGAACCTGTCGCTAACCGGGGTGGTCTCACCAATCTGCTTTGTGGACACACTTAAAAGGACCAACGTCCTGTTTAATACTACGATGCACCAGGATGCCCATGAATTCTTGAATTTTCTCCTTAATGAATTGAGCGAATTCATACAGCAAGACATCGATAAAACCACTGATCCCGCAAGAACATACACAAATTTTATAAACAGCCTCTTCCAGGGAACGTTGACTTACCGCATCAAATGTTTGACGTGTGATAACACTACATCTCGGGATGAACCTTTCCTAGATTTCCCAATCGAGGTGcatgaggaagaggagacCGATATTCAGGCGCTTCTCCAGAGCTATCAGCAGCGCGAAATGCTCTCTGGTTCCAATAAGTTCTATTGTAATGAGTGTTGCGGGTTGCAAGAGGCTGAAAGGATGGTTGGGCTGAAACAATTACCTCACATTTTGGCTTTGCATTTAAAGAGATTCAAGTACTCAGAGGAGCACAATTCCAacatcaagcttttcaataaGATCCATTATCCCCTGATACTCAACGTTTGTTCATCCTTCTGCTCTTCAGTGCGCAAGAAATACGAATTGGCCGGCATTGTGGTGCATATGGGGGGAGGACCCCAACATGGGCACTACGTGTCTCTGTGCAAGAACGACAAGTTTGGCTGGTTACTATTCGATGACGAGACAGTGGAAGTCGTCAGTGAGAGTACCGTGCTCAAGTTCATAGGAGACAAAGAGTCTTTAACCACGGCATATGTTCTGTTTTACAAGGAATTGattgacgaagaaaagtACGCTAAAGAGGACGATAAAAACGAATTTGAGGAGAACATCGAGCAGCTGATATCTTGTGATGACCTTATCAGATTGACGTCCCAGAAGGCGAATGCACAGAAGATGGCAAGCGCTGCGGTAGAGGAGGCACAAGAACATGATAAGGACGAGATTCACTCGGAACGTAAAGgatcatcgtcatcctcaAAAAAGTCAAGACCTAAATCAAAGCTGTTTAATTTCATGAGGAGTTGAAGTCACAGTTCATTTTTATCATTATCAGAGTTTATTGGTAACACATAGACTAAGGGAGTAAATAGATAGATCATCTGCACTGATCCAGTTCACATTGGAGCATGTGTGAACAAGTACGAAACAGATTCACCGTTGTGCAATCTTCTAATTGCCTCGGCAAGCGTCGGACTGATATCTATCTGATCCAGTATATCAAGGTCCAAGTCTACCGGCACCGTATTCGTGCAAACTATTCTCGACAGtctgctgttcttcagcctctcTCTAGCGGCCCCGGAAAAGATCCCATGCGAAACAATCGCAATGACTTCCTTAGCGCCGTGGTCCAGCAGCGTATTCGTAGCTTTGACCAGAGTACCACATGTATCTGCCATGTCATCAATCAAGAGGCACGACTTCCCGGTAACATCGCCCACTAGCACCATTCTCGAGACTTCGTTTGCCTTCTGTCTTTCCTTGTGAATCAATGCAAAGTTCAAGTCCAGCTTGTCCGCCAGAGAGGCCACCCTCTTCGCACCGCCAGCGTCCGGCGACACAAGAATAGCGTTGGCGAGGTCGGTCTTGGTCCGAATGTAGTTCAGGACACTGGGTTCAGCGTACAGGTTGTCAACCGGGATATGGAAAAACCCTTGGATCTGAGAAGCGTGTAAATCCATCGTTATGACGTGATCACAGCCCGCGGTTTGCAGTAGATTCGCCACCAGTTTCGCCGTGATTGGAGCTCTCGActtgtccttcttgtcctGCCGGGCATACGGGAAATTAGGAATAACTGCCGTAACCTTCCTCACAGAAGCCGTCTTGCAGGCGTGGATCATAATCAGCAACTCCATTAAAAAGTCGTTTATCTCCTGCTCCCCGGTCCCCGTTTGGATAATGTAAACATCCTCGTCACGGATGCTCTCCCCAATGGTAACAGACGTCTCTCTGTTCGAATACTGATACACACCCACCTTCGACAACGGAATTCCCAGTCTCTTCGCGATGATTTCAGCCAACTCCGGATGCGAGTTCCCAGCCAACAACTTTATACTGTTCGAAGACATTTCTTTTCGTTCCGTATCCATCAACCAACGACCAACGAGTCCTAGAGCATCCAAACAGTCAACCTGGCATGAACTATGGCCTGCAATAGGTGGTCTTCAGCTTGTAAAGCCCACTAGCTGGTGTCttagagaagaaaatttgcagGTCACGTGACCGTCACAAACCTCCATCGCATCAATCAGTATGCTGGGAACTGGTCGAATAAGGCCTCTTTGGGCTCCAGATCGACTGGTATTTGGTCTGTTACGGACTTTGTTAGCCTTTATGGTGTTTTACTCTCTTTAGGCTCTCTCGCTGGACGGATTTGTAAGGCGAAAACGAAGCATCTGAAGCTCTTATCGCCCAACCAAGAAAGTGTAAAACGGCTTGAAGACGACGGTTTACTGGATCGTGAGGGCTTTGGAGTGTTGGAGCCGGTAGAAAATGGCTACGCAACAAGCTCAGAAAAGATTGACGAAGGAATATAAGCTTATGGTGGAGAATCCTCCACCATACATTCTGGCACGCCCAAACGAGAATAACATCTTGGAATGGCATTACGTTATCACCGGCCCCGCAGATACACCTTACTTCGAAGGCCAATACCATGGAACTTTGACTTTTCCGTCAGATTACCCCTACAAACCACCTGCAATTCGTATGGTTACGCCGAACGGCAGATTCCGAGAGAATACTCGACTTTGTCTGTCGATGAGCGACTACCATCCGAATACGTGGAATCCCAGTTGGTCTGTGTCGACTATTCTGAACGGGCTGTTGAGCTTTATGACTGGGGAGGAGGCTACGACGGGATCGATCACGACGACGGATCAGCAGAAGAGGGTGTTGGCGGAAAGATCAATGGAGTACAATACGTACCAGAATCTGAGGTTTAAGATGGTTTTCCCAGATGTGGTGCAAgaaaatatcaaagagctggagaaaagaAGGGCCAGTGGGAGAACGAGGGAGGTTGAAGCTACGAAGGACAAAGGAGATGCGATAATGCAAGCTGCTAAGGAGAAGGCTATCGCTCTTGAGGAGATTCTTGATCCGGAGGATAGGATACGTGCTGAGCAAGCACTCAAGACGATAGATGGGAAACCAAGGAAGGACACCAAGGAGAGTTACAGGTCGTCGTCAATGCTATACATCGGGCTGGCCTTGCTTTTGTTTTGTCTCGGGCTGTCGATGAAATGATTAATCTAAGAAAGCTGCATTAGAGATATTACATAGAACGTACGCATTATGGTCGACTCAAAACCTTTCCACTTCCATTATCAGCTTACCTTGCGCACGTTGTGTGGCCATGTATGAGAAGGCCTCCTTGTGCTCCTTCCAGTGGTAGGTCTTGTCGATTACACACTTGACAACACCTTTCTCTAGAAACTCACCACATCTGTTGACCCAGTCGTTTTTCGATGCCGATTTTGCATTCGTGTCGAAATGAAAATGTGTGTAGCTGTAGGACCAAAGCATGGACCCGAACATCTTTCTCGCGTTGGCACTTGGGTTGTCCCATGAGTCGTAGACGTCCGTTTTGTAGTTCTCCACGTAGTCTCCGACCGTTGTTACGTACGCACCGCCTGAGTGGATCAGCGAGCTTGAATGGGCAAGTATGTCGTATCCGCCGATAAAGTCAAGGACGACGTCGAATTTTCCCTGGTTGTACTCCACGGGGACGTCGGAGCCCGTCTGCTCATCATACTCAATCACCTTTTGCTCACTGATCATTTTCCTCAATGGTTTACTGGTTTTACCACGACAGTTCAAATAATTGATGAATATCATGTCGTCGACGAGCTCTGGGAACTGCTTCGCGTACACCTCTGGGCCGGTACTGGTAGTAATGATCActatcttcttcaccaaatGGAAGTAGTTTTTTAGCAGTTGTACGGCGAACAAACCGACTGAACTCGTGCCACCGTTGATCAACACATTGGCGTCAGGCTTAAgttttccagctctttgaagtttGTCCAGGATGTTGAATGCCGCTCCCAGACAGTACAGTGAGCCACTAGCCTCCTCGCTCGAAATATTCTCCGGCTTTAACAGTATAGGATCTTCACTGGGGTCCACTAAGATGGAGCTCTGCAGACAACCATTGCCAGAATGGGGGTGGAAGTAAATACCAAAAACTTTATCTCCTACTTGCCACTGAGATTGCAATTTCTCGCCAACCATGCTCACTACACCACTGTACTCCCTCCCAAGCCCTATCTCTCCGTATACACCGCTCTTGTAGCCGTTTCTTATCTTCATATCTATTGGGTTGAGCCCTACATGATGAACCTCAACGACCAGCTTATCCTTAGAGATTGGAGTCTTGATCTTCCTTTCGTAACTAAATTCCATAGGGCCATCTTTCGAGAAGAATATCAGTGATTTCAATGGTACATATTTCACATGTCTTATTGGTCTGGCAACCCTTTTCAATGTAGTAGGTTCAACAGGCAGTTCCTTCGGAGCTGGCGTAGAATGATCGCTGGACATTACGTGAATAGAATACTGATATGAACAGACCGGGAGCTATTTGATCAGACCGACAGCAGAAATCGTGAATGCACTGCTTTATACTTGCAGTTTCTTAATGTCTAATACAAACTGCAGTTTATCCGGGTATAGGTATAAAGCGCGCACATGCCTAGGACGCACTTCAGCTGAATGAGGTAAAGTGATGATTCGAATCGACTTTAAATGGCTTACTTACTCATCTATTTACGAAGGTCACTTGTGCCAAGACTCCTCGTCGTTCGATATCCAGTGCGCAGCGGAGCGGCTCATACCTATTTCTTTCAGTGATGCATCTGTCAGTGTCTCATTAAGTGGCCACAGCGACCGGTTCTGGTGGCTGACTGCCAGCTTCTTTGTAGTATTCTTGCAAgtcttctttctcaaagATAACTTCGATCATCAGTGAACAACTGGGACATACAGCGATGTTTTCTCCATCGTACATGTCATCTATGTATATCTGGAAACGATCGCCGCAAGGACATGGATACGTGAAAAGCTGTGTATCAGGATCGAAAGTCATGTCTTCGATTTCCACCTGATCATATGTTGACATGGCTGCGTGAAAGCTTCCGTATGCCGCCTGACTGCCAAACAGAGAGTCCTCTTTTAAACAACTATCTCTTCGTTAGCCTAAATGACACattcgatgagatgattAATTTCGGTGAAATCCAAAACTTTTCAAGCGACTGTTTCTGTTCTCTAGAATCCGTGCACCCAAACACACATCCGTGCACCAGGAAATGCTGTTTTCAGAACTTCGCACGGGTTTTGTCTCCTTACGCGCTGCAGAGCGACGCGCATCATCCGGCAGCTGTGGGCTTAGCGTGCGCAGATTGGACTTCCACCAGGAGCTTCCTAACGGTTCGCCTGCGCTCAACCAGCGCCCGTTGCGCGCGGTGCTTGTGGTCCTGCCAGGACTCTCCTTCCAGCGCTTTCACCGTGCTGCTGAGCTGGGCTGAGATTCGGGAGCTAGGCAGGCTCAGCCCAAGCAGCAAACAGCGCTAGTGGGCATCCAGGAACAGTCTCCGCGCAAGCGTTGCGTAGTGAACCTTTGATATACCAGTACAATAATTTTCCAAATAACAGAATAGGTTTGGATAAATCTACCGTAAAGAAGACACCAGGACAAATCGTATGTGATAGTGTGCTACAATCGAAGCCTCAGAGGATAtattttcgatctcatcaGGAAGAATACTGTAACGACGTGGTTTCCCGATATATTGGGATTTCTCTGAGGGTTGAGGCAAACGAATAATCGAGGATCAATCTTACTAACAAGCAACACATTGCAGTAGATACAAAATGGGTATTTCTCGTGATTCTCGTCACAAAAGATCCGCTACCGGTGCTAAGCGTGCTCAattcagaaagaagagaaagttTGAATTGGGTCGTCAACCAGCCAACACCAAGATCGGTGGTAAGAGAATCCACGCTGTGAGAACCAGAGGTGGTAACAAGAAATTCAGAGCTCTAAGAATTGAAACTGGTAACTTTTCTTGGGCTTCCGAAGGTGTTGCTAAGAAGACCAGAATTGTTGGTGTCGCTTACCATCCATCTAACAACGAGTTGGTCAGAACCAACACTTTGACCAAGTCCGCTATTGTCCAAATCGATGCTACCCCATTCAGACAATGGTACGAAGGTCACTACGGTCAAACTCTCggtaagaagaagaacGCCAAGGCcgctgaggaagaagccgttGCCGCTTCCAAGAGCACTCAAAAGAAGTGGGCCTCTAGAGCCGGTGCTGCCAAGATCGAGTCCTCCGTTGAGTCTCAATTCGGTGCCGGTAGATTGTACGCCGCTATCTCTTCAAGACCAGGTCAATCTGGTAGATGTGACGGTTACATCTTGGAAGGTGAAGAATTGGCCTTCTACTTGAGAAGATTGACCGCTAAGAAATAAGCTTGAAGGAAGTCTACTTTTCTCAGCATGTATAACATTAAGTTTATAATAAATTTTCACCCCATCTATCGACTATGTTTGCAAAAGAGGATAAACAGCGTTTCTACGTTTGATGGTCAGCTGTTCAATCATGAGCTGGTCAAGATTTGTGAAATCTGAATGACAAGAGATGGATCAGAAATAAGGCAATCAAAGTTCTCTGCAAAACAAAATGTTCAGTACAGGTCTGTGTAAATGATTATTTCATCATCTAAAAAGCAAGGAAATACAGCATCCCATTGTTGCTCGTCTGAGCAGCAGGTAGCTAAGATGCTTAAGGCTTTTACGGCTGTTTGATCTTGGCAAGAGTATTGTTTGATTAGAAAGGTTTGTTTTCATCTCGGCCCTCTTTATAAAGCCATGGTTGAAAAACTATTGGGACGTCGTTATTCACGTTCAGCTACTTGAAAAGTAAACTTAGGGCAAACACAAGTTGGAACGCCGATGGGAGCCATATTATTCAATAGCGATGTGCTCAAATTCGATGTCACGGTAGGCATTGATCAATTCTCGTTCCAGGTAAAGGCTGGAAGTCCCTTTTGCGGCATTAAGAACCTCCCAGACGGTCTCCACGTGATACACATCAGTTCCAGTTCCAATGATGATGGTGATGGTATAAGGTATGGATATTGGTTCCAGGACTCTCGGGGTCTATATATGCGATATGACGAGGAGAGCGGGATGTACCAAATGTCCCGGGAGCCGGATGATGCCAAGTATGAGCGTATGTTGCAACTAGGTAGCCATTTGATGGTAAGCTTCCCCAAGCTTGACGAGGCGAATTGGCTTGAACTGACAAGATTCATCTCGTATGAGCAGATTGAGACGATATTGGACGCCAGA includes:
- a CDS encoding uncharacterized protein (ancestral locus Anc_7.393), producing the protein MSSDHSTPAPKELPVEPTTLKRVARPIRHVKYVPLKSLIFFSKDGPMEFSYERKIKTPISKDKLVVEVHHVGLNPIDMKIRNGYKSGVYGEIGLGREYSGVVSMVGEKLQSQWQVGDKVFGIYFHPHSGNGCLQSSILVDPSEDPILLKPENISSEEASGSLYCLGAAFNILDKLQRAGKLKPDANVLINGGTSSVGLFAVQLLKNYFHLVKKIVIITTSTGPEVYAKQFPELVDDMIFINYLNCRGKTSKPLRKMISEQKVIEYDEQTGSDVPVEYNQGKFDVVLDFIGGYDILAHSSSLIHSGGAYVTTVGDYVENYKTDVYDSWDNPSANARKMFGSMLWSYSYTHFHFDTNAKSASKNDWVNRCGEFLEKGVVKCVIDKTYHWKEHKEAFSYMATQRAQGKLIMEVERF
- a CDS encoding ribose-phosphate diphosphokinase (ancestral locus Anc_7.391) — protein: MDTERKEMSSNSIKLLAGNSHPELAEIIAKRLGIPLSKVGVYQYSNRETSVTIGESIRDEDVYIIQTGTGEQEINDFLMELLIMIHACKTASVRKVTAVIPNFPYARQDKKDKSRAPITAKLVANLLQTAGCDHVITMDLHASQIQGFFHIPVDNLYAEPSVLNYIRTKTDLANAILVSPDAGGAKRVASLADKLDLNFALIHKERQKANEVSRMVLVGDVTGKSCLLIDDMADTCGTLVKATNTLLDHGAKEVIAIVSHGIFSGAARERLKNSRLSRIVCTNTVPVDLDLDILDQIDISPTLAEAIRRLHNGESVSYLFTHAPM
- a CDS encoding uncharacterized protein (ancestral locus Anc_7.390), with product MLKRWLSRSSKRKSSAKDDSDTSSNSVVEVNYHHEAVQSTDSFLKPVRGKSMSKSKIPSAVGYNQTQSSQSSDKRSVSEQYTGNDTAISLLSTSLDTAFDASSPGLLFTNVTESMPFGDGSNKVFGYENFGNTCYCNSVLQCLYNLTEFRLQLLQYPERDPTAKRKRKSEMPGNKPRYFTESSFQHVNFGHESGGNGHHHHHHDARSVDANHGTLNGNNRINGKDNEHNGGPDGEDSNERPDSKNSNDGHKPNFLQRRNSSFLFRKLDNTTKENSETQSKEATGPVHATLMASDAMSEKLHEESRNVIVGRPLTVTSSYPEGNQTATGTGTAIKHPGSEHVANNIEATQDTATQQKTHKVFSSEQRKKAALIRGPVLNIDHQLDESNVSNLYYGLKDIFESITENLSLTGVVSPICFVDTLKRTNVLFNTTMHQDAHEFLNFLLNELSEFIQQDIDKTTDPARTYTNFINSLFQGTLTYRIKCLTCDNTTSRDEPFLDFPIEVHEEEETDIQALLQSYQQREMLSGSNKFYCNECCGLQEAERMVGLKQLPHILALHLKRFKYSEEHNSNIKLFNKIHYPLILNVCSSFCSSVRKKYELAGIVVHMGGGPQHGHYVSLCKNDKFGWLLFDDETVEVVSESTVLKFIGDKESLTTAYVLFYKELIDEEKYAKEDDKNEFEENIEQLISCDDLIRLTSQKANAQKMASAAVEEAQEHDKDEIHSERKGSSSSSKKSRPKSKLFNFMRS
- the KTI11 gene encoding Kti11p (ancestral locus Anc_7.394), producing the protein MSTYDQVEIEDMTFDPDTQLFTYPCPCGDRFQIYIDDMYDGENIAVCPSCSLMIEVIFEKEDLQEYYKEAGSQPPEPVAVAT
- the UBC6 gene encoding E2 ubiquitin-conjugating protein UBC6 (ancestral locus Anc_7.392); the protein is MATQQAQKRLTKEYKLMVENPPPYILARPNENNILEWHYVITGPADTPYFEGQYHGTLTFPSDYPYKPPAIRMVTPNGRFRENTRLCLSMSDYHPNTWNPSWSVSTILNGLLSFMTGEEATTGSITTTDQQKRVLAERSMEYNTYQNLRFKMVFPDVVQENIKELEKRRASGRTREVEATKDKGDAIMQAAKEKAIALEEILDPEDRIRAEQALKTIDGKPRKDTKESYRSSSMLYIGLALLLFCLGLSMK
- a CDS encoding 40S ribosomal protein eS8 (ancestral locus Anc_7.395); translation: MGISRDSRHKRSATGAKRAQFRKKRKFELGRQPANTKIGGKRIHAVRTRGGNKKFRALRIETGNFSWASEGVAKKTRIVGVAYHPSNNELVRTNTLTKSAIVQIDATPFRQWYEGHYGQTLGKKKNAKAAEEEAVAASKSTQKKWASRAGAAKIESSVESQFGAGRLYAAISSRPGQSGRCDGYILEGEELAFYLRRLTAKK